A genomic window from Salvia splendens isolate huo1 chromosome 11, SspV2, whole genome shotgun sequence includes:
- the LOC121754995 gene encoding RING-H2 finger protein ATL52-like, with product MNTLAIGSRIKDCSKGFCSFFCPQWCYIVFPPPPPSEYLPDDGSSGPNFSPFIITIICFLAAALLLLSYYAILSNYCRGRRIPWRGQTTGAVDVERGEGGGQEGTWFVATNRGLDEALVRSMATFKYRRRERLVEGTECSVCLSEFVEDERLKLLPKCSHAFHVTCIDTWLKCHSNCPLCRASVAAPATSPPPPSLPPLSPQGAGGNVEISIGDQREGAKTDGRIRRSVSMHSVMERRLLIDDPSSATTSRGSEMKRSHSSGRWFVSK from the coding sequence ATGAATACGCTAGCAATCGGCAGCCGCATCAAGGATTGTTCTAAAGGATTCTGCAGCTTCTTCTGCCCGCAGTGGTGCTACATAGTCTTccctcctcctccgccgtcgGAATATCTCCCCGACGACGGTAGCTCCGGCCCCAACTTCTCTCCCTTCATCATCACGATCATCTGCTTCTTGGCCGCCGCCTTGCTCCTCCTCAGCTACTACGCCATCCTCTCCAATTACTGCCGCGGCAGAAGAATTCCGTGGCGCGGCCAAACTACCGGCGCCGTGGACGTTGAGAGAGGAGAGGGCGGCGGCCAGGAGGGGACGTGGTTCGTGGCGACGAACCGCGGGCTGGACGAGGCGCTGGTGAGGTCGATGGCGACGTTCAAGTACCGTAGAAGGGAAAGGTTGGTGGAAGGCACGGAGTGCTCCGTGTGTTTAAGTGAGTTTGTGGAAGATGAGAGGCTTAAGCTTCTCCCCAAATGCAGTCACGCATTTCACGTGACATGCATTGACACGTGGCTTAAATGTCACTCTAATTGCCCGCTTTGCCGGGCCAGTGTGGCTGCCCCGGCCACATCACCGCCTCCTCCTTCTCTGCCTCCGCTATCGCCACAAGGCGCGGGGGGAAATGTGGAGATAAGCATCGGAGATCAACGAGAGGGCGCGAAAACGGATGGACGGATTAGAAGATCGGTGTCCATGCATTCGGTTATGGAACGGCGTTTGTTGATAGATGATCCGAGTAGTGCAACTACAAGTAGGGGTAGTGAGATGAAGAGATCACATTCAAGTGGAAGGTGGTTCGTCTCTAAATAG
- the LOC121756456 gene encoding transcription factor bHLH71-like has translation MALEALSSTELLNFIMFDTAPFHDSSQASPRDFPPPPPPPEASTAAAQGRKKRRRRPKVCKNKEESETQRMTHIAVERNRRKQMNEHLAVLRSLMPESYVQRGDQASIVGGAIEFVKELEHILQSLEAKKFALLEHGNVTTNDENDQKPKIGSPFGQFFAYPQFSCSESQLGNKYTSQSKAAIADIEVTLIETHANVRVLSRRRVRQLSKMVAAFQSVFLSILHLNVTTLDSLVLYSISAKVEEGCQLNSADDIAGAVHHMLRIIEEEAILGCHT, from the exons atggctCTTGAAGCACTTTCTTCAACTGAGCTCCTCAACTTCATCATGTTTGACACAGCCCCATTCCATGACTCCTCCCAAGCCAGCCCCCGCGACTTTCCTCCCCCGCCGCCTCCGCCGGAAGCCTCCACCGCCGCGGCGCAGGGCCGCAAGAAGCGGCGGCGGAGGCCCAAAGTTTGCAAGAACAAAGAGGAAAGCGAAACTCAGAGAATGACTCACATTGCCGTCGAAAGAAACCGCCGCAAGCAAATGAATGAGCATCTTGCTGTCTTGCGCTCTCTCATGCCCGAATCTTATGTTCAACGA GGTGACCAAGCCTCAATTGTTGGTGGTGCAATAGAATTTGTGAAAGAGCTGGAGCACATTCTGCAGTCACTAGAAGCAAAGAAATTTGCATTATTGGAGCATGGAAATGTGACAACAAATGATGAAAATGATCAAAAGCCAAAAATAGGCAGCCCATTTGGTCAATTCTTTGCATACCCACAATTCAGCTGCTCGGAAAGCCAACTAGGCAACAAATACACATCTCAAAGCAAGGCAGCCATTGCGGACATTGAGGTCACCCTAATCGAGACGCACGCCAACGTCCGAGTCCTGTCGCGCAGGCGCGTCCGCCAGCTGTCCAAGATGGTCGCGGCCTTCCAATCCGTCTTCCTCTCAATCCTCCACCTCAATGTCACCACACTCGACTCGCTTGTGCTCTACTCGATCAGCGCTAAG GTGGAAGAGGGTTGCCAACTCAATTCAGCAGACGACATAGCCGGGGCAGTTCACCACATGCTGAGAATAATTGAGGAGGAAGCTATCCTAGGTTGTCACACCTAG